A genomic region of Phoenix dactylifera cultivar Barhee BC4 unplaced genomic scaffold, palm_55x_up_171113_PBpolish2nd_filt_p 000851F, whole genome shotgun sequence contains the following coding sequences:
- the LOC120107402 gene encoding phytosulfokine receptor 2-like yields the protein MIILRSFNQFTGFIPDSFHGLQRLESFSAESNSFEGRLPNSLSSCSMLRLFNLRNNSLDGNIDLNFTSLVHLVVLNLGSNHFSGHIPKSLSSCRALEVLNFGRNNLHGTIPKSFRNLQALSFLSVSNNSLSDVSMGLQTLQECQNLTVLVLTKNFYGEELPNNGIQGFHGLQALVIDVCALTGSIPSWLANIKELSFLDLSWNHLTGGIPLCIGSLDFLFYLDLSNNSLTGEIPMSLTKLKSLNSDSLSNNGSSSHGMPSFYWQNAPRNLVYKQYINFPPTVDLSNNMMDGTIWKEIGNLRLLQVLDQSNNNFTGSIPYELSGLRNLETLDLSFNDLSGTIPASLVDLTFLSSFNVAHNHLQGQIPMGGQFSTFPSSSFEGNAGLCGEFYLVCNSTSKPPEEEENDREESYFVLEVLPLAMGFISGLLLIVILVILPLLKQG from the coding sequence ATGATCATCTTAAGATCCTTCAATCAATTCACCGGATTCATTCCGGATTCATTTCATGGCCTTCAGAGGCTGGAGAGTTTCTCCGCTGAATCCAACTCTTTTGAAGGTCGATTACCAAATTCACTCTCATCTTGCTCGATGCTTAGGTTGTTCAATCTGAGGAATAATTCTCTTGATGGCAATATTGACCTTAATTTCACTAGTTTGGTTCATCTAGTTGTTCTCAATCTCGGATCTAATCATTTTTCTGGTCATATCCCGAAGAGTTTGTCTTCATGCAGAGCTTTGGAGGTTCTAAACTTTGGTAGGAATAATCTCCATGGAACAATTCCCAAAAGTTTTAGGAACCTTCAAGCTCTCTCCTTCCTGTCAGTGTCAAATAATAGTCTTTCTGATGTTTCAATGGGATTGCAAACACTACAGGAGTGTCAGAATCTAACGGTCCTTGTCCTTACAAAGAACTTTTATGGAGAAGAGTTGCCTAATAACGGAATTCAAGGATTTCACGGCTTGCAAGCCTTGGTTATAGACGTTTGTGCTCTCACTGGTTCGATTCCCTCGTGGTTAGCGAATATCAAAGAGTTGAGTTTCCTAGATTTGTCTTGGAATCACTTGACTGGAGGCATTCCATTGTGTATTGGGAGCCTGGATTTTCTCTTTTACCTGGACCTGTCAAATAATTCACTCACTGGCGAGATTCCTATGAGCTTAACGAAACTAAAAAGCCTCAATTCTGATTCTCTTTCAAACAATGGGTCTTCTTCACATGGCATGCCCTCGTTCTATTGGCAAAATGCACCACGTAATCTGGTGTATAAACAATATATAAACTTCCCTCCAACAGTGGATTTGAGCAATAATATGATGGACGGAACAATCTGGAAGGAGATTGGCAACTTGAGACTTCTTCAGGTGCTTGACCAGAGCAACAACAACTTCACAGGTTCTATTCCTTATGAATTGTCAGGCCTTCGCAATTTAGAGACATTGGacttgtctttcaatgatctatcAGGGACAATACCTGCCTCCCTTGTCGACCTTACGTTTCTTTCTTCGTTCAATGTTGCTCATAACCACTTGCAGGGCCAAATTCCCATGGGAGGTCAGTTTTCAACCTTCCCGAGTTCGAGCTTTGAAGGGAATGCTGGTCTCTGTGGTGAATTTTACTTAGTTTGCAACTCCACTTCAAAgcctccagaggaggaggaaAATGACAGAGAAGAAAGTTATTTTGTTCTCGAAGTATTGCCTCTTGCAATGGGATTCATATCTGGCCTTCTCCTGATAGTAATCCTCGTTATTCTGCCGTTACTGAAACAGGGTTGA